One window of the Acinonyx jubatus isolate Ajub_Pintada_27869175 chromosome A2, VMU_Ajub_asm_v1.0, whole genome shotgun sequence genome contains the following:
- the GPR37 gene encoding prosaposin receptor GPR37: MRAPGSPLARTLRLLLLLLLKVSASPGLGSASSPRNETCLGENCSPALSHRRSRDSWGLGNSAEDLLARALREEEQGAAVHAPPFRDIRAAPGGDPGAGRGAEALTAEPSGPPARPPGVWRWKGVRGQEPPGTLARGNPPALQLLLQISEEEEKGPRGSGISGHSQEQSVRTEPGASDLYYWPRRGGKLQGSHHDTPPKTVNGLSGHERRTIAPPGRALAQNGSSGEGIHERGGPRRGNSTNRRLRIKNPFYPLTQESYGAYAVMCLSVVIFATGIIGNLAVMCIVCHNYYMRSISNSLLANLAFWDFLIIFFCLPLVIFHELTKKWLLEDFSCKIVPYIEVASLGVTTFTLCALCIDRFRAATNVQMYYEMIENCSSTTAKLAVIWVGALLLALPEVVLRQLSKEDLGFSGRAPAERCVIKVSPDLPDTIYVLALTYDSARLWWYFGCYFCLPTLFTITCSLVTARKIRKAEKACTRGNKRQIQLESQMNCTVVALTILYGFCIIPENICNIVTAYMATGVSQQTMDLLYIISQFLLFFKSCVTPVLLFCLCKPFSRAFMECCCCCCDECIQKSSTVTSDDNDNEYTTELELSPFSTIRREMSTFASVGTHC, from the exons ATGCGGGCCCCGGGCTCGCCTCTCGCCCGCACCTTGCGGCTGCTGCTTCTGCTACTGCTCAAGGTTTCTGCCTCTCCTGGCCTCGGGTCCGCTTCTTCGCCAAGAAACGAAACTTGCCTGGGGGAAAACTGTTCACCTGCACTGAGCCACCGTCGCAGCAGGGACTCTTGGGGACTGGGAAATTCTGCAGAAGACCTGCTAGCCCGTGCGctcagggaggaggagcagggggcaGCAGTGCACGCACCGCCCTTTAGGGACATAAGGGCAGCTCCCGGCGGTGACCCAGGTGCAGGCAGAGGGGCGGAGGCGTTGACCGCAGAACCCTCGGGACCTCCAGCCAGGCCGCCTGGAGTCTGGAGGTGGAAAGGTGTCCGAGGTCAGGAGCCCCCTGGAACTTTGGCGAGAGGGAACCCCCCGGCTCTCCAACTCCTCCTTCAgatctcagaggaggaagagaagggtcCTAGAGGCTCTGGCATTTCTGGGCACAGCCAGGAGCAGAGTGTGAGGACGGAACCTGGCGCCAGCGACCTTTATTACTGGCCAAGGAGAGGCGGGAAACTCCAGGGCTCCCACCACGACACCCCACCCAAGACGGTCAATGGACTGTCTGGGCACGAAAGGAGGACAATTGCACCCCCTGGCAGGGCGCTGGCCCAGAATGGGTCCTCGGGCGAAGGGATCCACGAGCGCGGGGGTCCCCGCCGGGGAAACAGCACAAACCGACGCTTGAGAATAAAGAACCCCTTCTACCCACTGACCCAGGAGTCCTACGGCGCCTATGCGGTCATGTGTTTGTCTGTGGTGATCTTCGCGACTGGCATCATTGGCAACCTGGCGGTGATGTGCATCGTGTGTCACAACTACTACATGCGGAGCATCTCCAATTCCCTCTTGGCCAACCTGGCCTTCTGGGACTTTCTCATCATCTTCTTCTGCCTTCCGCTTGTCATCTTTCACGAGCTGACGAAAAAGTGGCTGCTGGAGGACTTCTCTTGTAAGATTGTGCCCTATATCGAG GTGGCTTCCCTCGGAGTCACTACCTTCACCTTATGTGCTCTGTGTATAGACCGCTTCCGAGCAGCCACCAACGTGCAGATGTACTATGAAATGATCGAGAACTGTTCTTCCACAACTGCCAAGCTTGCTGTTATATGGGTGGGTGCCCTACTGTTAGCACTTCCAGAAGTCGTTCTCCGCCAGCTGAGCAAGGAGGATTTGGGGTTTAGTGGCCGAGCTCCCGCGGAACGCTGCGTCATCAAGGTCTCCCCTGACTTACCAGACACCATCTACGTTCTAGCCCTTACCTATGACAGCGCAAGACTCTGGTGGTACTTCGGCTGTTACTTTTGTTTGCCCACACTTTTCACCATCACCTGCTCTTTAGTGACTGCGAGGAAAATCCGCAAAGCGGAGAAAGCCTGTACCCGAGGGAATAAGCGACAGATTCAGCTGGAAAGCCAGATGAACTGTACAGTGGTGGCTCTGACCATTTTGTATGGGTTTTGCATTATTCCTGAAAACATCTGCAACATTGTTACTGCCTACATGGCTACGGGGGTTTCCCAGCAGACCATGGACCTGCTTTATATCATCAGCCAGTTCCTTTTGTTCTTTAAGTCCTGTGTCACCCCTgtcctccttttctgtctttgcaaACCCTTCAGTCGGGCCTTCATGGAgtgttgctgctgttgctgtgATGAGTGCATTCAGAAGTCTTCGACAGTGACCAGCGACGACAATGACAACGAATACACCACAGAACTCGAACTCTCGCCTTTCAGTACCATCCGCCGCGAAATGTCCACTTTCGCTTCTGTTGGAACGCATTGCTGA